From the Desulfovibrio psychrotolerans genome, one window contains:
- a CDS encoding DUF6980 family protein — protein MNQHCCEWMDSFLQDDSINIHYDEVLREYYVIIDECAAVQCIFYCPWCGVKLPASLRDVYFGLIWEKYGDDVDVDCELLPIEMRSSAWWKNRKEIITELLEKYHNASEGIKGRCLMLKTMNSAIS, from the coding sequence ATGAACCAACACTGTTGTGAATGGATGGACTCTTTTTTGCAAGATGATAGTATAAACATACACTATGATGAAGTGCTTAGAGAGTATTATGTGATCATTGATGAATGTGCTGCGGTACAATGTATATTTTATTGTCCATGGTGTGGTGTAAAGCTGCCTGCGTCTCTCAGAGACGTATATTTTGGTTTGATTTGGGAAAAATACGGTGATGATGTTGACGTAGATTGCGAATTATTACCAATAGAGATGCGCTCGTCCGCATGGTGGAAAAATAGAAAAGAAATAATTACAGAGTTATTAGAAAAATATCATAATGCATCAGAAGGTATAAAAGGTAGATGTCTTATGCTGAAAACAATGAATTCAGCAATTTCATAG
- a CDS encoding colicin E3/pyocin S6 family cytotoxin yields MSRQWDYTHGDIEVYNSRGAHLGSMDPVSGKMYKRDVVGREIKK; encoded by the coding sequence ATGTCCCGCCAATGGGACTATACTCATGGGGATATTGAGGTCTACAATAGTCGAGGGGCGCATTTAGGGTCAATGGATCCTGTTTCTGGAAAGATGTATAAACGTGACGTTGTAGGACGTGAAATAAAGAAGTAA